From the Lolium rigidum isolate FL_2022 chromosome 2, APGP_CSIRO_Lrig_0.1, whole genome shotgun sequence genome, one window contains:
- the LOC124693342 gene encoding uncharacterized protein LOC124693342 isoform X4: MEPAASASSSSPAGPATERRRAEPEAAELRLRRRTLETVLEQCQRALELMREPDDDLPPGDDALPGAADPDDAEGTPTTPPSDADYETDELCNLLKSRVESPEFLQKLDNIQKSVYQNGAVDETISWDIVSAADIWDDKNMNVSDDSEDGYVLVKQEDIVDGIACFMAAYLLSLKETKELTPNQLQDALSKTFSTKKRKGKLQKAWAGTQVIYNVASWSATAIGIYQNPAILKAATAAFWTSCRVVSKFL; encoded by the exons ATGGAGCCCgcggcctccgcctcctcctcctcgcccgccGGGCCGGCGACGGAGAGGCGGAGGGCGGAGCCGGAGGCCGCGGAGCTGAGGCTGCGGCGGAGGACGCTCGAGACCGTGCTGGAGCAGTGCCAGCGCGCGCTCGAGCTCATGCGCGAGCCCGACGACGATCTCCCACCCGGCGACGACGCCTTGCCGGGGGCGGCCGATCCGGACGACGCGGAGGGCACGCCCACCACGCCGCCCTCCGACGCCGACTACGAGACGGACGAG CTGTGCAATCTTCTCAAGTCGAGGGTCGAATCGCCTGAGTTCCTTCAAAAGCTCGATAACATTCAGAAGTCGGTATACCAAAATGGCGCAG TTGATGAAACCATATCATGGGATATCGTAAGCGCGGCAGATATATGGGATGACAAGAATATGAACGTCAGTGATGATTCAGAGGATGGATATGTGCTCGTTAAGCAGGAGGATATAGTTGATGGGATTGCGTGCTTCATGGCTGCATACTTGCTCTCACTCAAGGAAACTAAG GAATTGACGCCCAATCAACTTCAAGATG CCCTTAGCAAGACATTTTCAACTAAAAAGAGAAAAGGGAAACTTCAGAAGGCATGGGCTGGAACACAAGTTATTTATAATGTAGCGTCATGGAGTGCGACAGCTATTGG TATCTACCAGAATCCGGCTATTCTAAAAGCGGCAACTGCAGCCTTTTGGACATCCTGCCGTGTTGTATCCAAGTTCCTGTGA
- the LOC124693342 gene encoding uncharacterized protein LOC124693342 isoform X1, whose translation MEPAASASSSSPAGPATERRRAEPEAAELRLRRRTLETVLEQCQRALELMREPDDDLPPGDDALPGAADPDDAEGTPTTPPSDADYETDELCNLLKSRVESPEFLQKLDNIQKSVYQNGAVVDETISWDIVSAADIWDDKSMNVSDDSEDGYVLVKQEDIVDGIACFMAAYLLSLKETKELTPNQLQDALSKTFSTKKRKGKLQKAWAGTQVIYNVASWSATAIGIYQNPAILKAATAAFWTSCRVVSKFL comes from the exons ATGGAGCCCgcggcctccgcctcctcctcctcgcccgccGGGCCGGCGACGGAGAGGCGGAGGGCGGAGCCGGAGGCCGCGGAGCTGAGGCTGCGGCGGAGGACGCTCGAGACCGTGCTGGAGCAGTGCCAGCGCGCGCTCGAGCTCATGCGCGAGCCCGACGACGATCTCCCACCCGGCGACGACGCCTTGCCGGGGGCGGCCGATCCGGACGACGCGGAGGGCACGCCCACCACGCCGCCCTCCGACGCCGACTACGAGACGGACGAG CTGTGCAATCTTCTCAAGTCGAGGGTCGAATCGCCTGAGTTCCTTCAAAAGCTCGATAACATTCAGAAGTCGGTATACCAAAATGGCGCAG TAGTAGATGAGACCATATCATGGGATATCGTAAGCGCGGCGGATATATGGGATGATAAGAGTATGAACGTCAGCGATGATTCGGAGGATGGATATGTCCTCGTTAAGCAAGAGGATATAGTTGATGGGATTGCGTGCTTCATGGCTGCATACTTGCTCTCACTGAAAGAAACTAAG GAATTGACGCCCAATCAACTTCAAGATG CCCTTAGCAAGACATTTTCAACTAAAAAGAGAAAAGGGAAACTTCAGAAGGCATGGGCTGGAACACAAGTTATTTATAATGTAGCGTCATGGAGTGCGACAGCTATTGG TATCTACCAGAATCCGGCTATTCTAAAAGCGGCAACTGCAGCCTTTTGGACATCCTGCCGTGTTGTATCCAAGTTCCTGTGA
- the LOC124693342 gene encoding uncharacterized protein LOC124693342 isoform X2, translating to MEPAASASSSSPAGPATERRRAEPEAAELRLRRRTLETVLEQCQRALELMREPDDDLPPGDDALPGAADPDDAEGTPTTPPSDADYETDELCNLLKSRVESPEFLQKLDNIQKSVYQNGAVVDETISWDIVSAADIWDDKSMNVSDDSEDGYVLVKQEDIVDGIACFMAAYLLSLKETKELTPNQLQDALSKTFSTKKRKGKLQKAWAGTQVIYNVASWSATAIGIYQNPAILKAATAAFWTSCRVVSKFL from the exons ATGGAGCCCgcggcctccgcctcctcctcctcgcccgccGGGCCGGCGACGGAGAGGCGGAGGGCGGAGCCGGAGGCCGCGGAGCTGAGGCTGCGGCGGAGGACGCTCGAGACCGTGCTGGAGCAGTGCCAGCGCGCGCTCGAGCTCATGCGCGAGCCCGACGACGATCTCCCACCCGGCGACGACGCCTTGCCGGGGGCGGCCGATCCGGACGACGCGGAGGGCACGCCCACCACGCCGCCCTCCGACGCCGACTACGAGACGGACGAG CTGTGCAATCTTCTCAAGTCGAGGGTCGAATCGCCTGAGTTCCTTCAAAAGCTCGATAACATTCAGAAGTCGGTATACCAAAATGGCGCAG TAGTAGATGAGACCATATCATGGGATATCGTAAGCGCGGCGGATATATGGGATGATAAGAGTATGAACGTCAGCGATGATTCGGAGGATGGATATGTCCTCGTTAAGCAAGAGGATATAGTTGATGGGATTGCGTGCTTCATGGCTGCATACTTGCTCTCACTGAAAGAAACTAAG GAATTGACGCCTAATCAACTTCAAGATG CCCTTAGCAAGACATTTTCAACTAAAAAGAGAAAAGGGAAACTTCAGAAGGCATGGGCTGGAACACAAGTTATTTATAATGTAGCGTCATGGAGTGCGACAGCTATTGG TATCTACCAGAATCCGGCTATTCTAAAAGCGGCAACTGCAGCCTTTTGGACATCCTGCCGTGTTGTATCCAAGTTCCTGTGA
- the LOC124693342 gene encoding uncharacterized protein LOC124693342 isoform X3, with the protein MEPAASASSSSPAGPATERRRAEPEAAELRLRRRTLETVLEQCQRALELMREPDDDLPPGDDALPGAADPDDAEGTPTTPPSDADYETDELCNLLKSRVESPEFLQKLDNIQKSVYQNGAVDETISWDIVSAADIWDDKSMNVSDDSEDGYVLVKQEDIVDGIACFMAAYLLSLKETKELTPNQLQDALSKTFSTKKRKGKLQKAWAGTQVIYNVASWSATAIGIYQNPAILKAATAAFWTSCRVVSKFL; encoded by the exons ATGGAGCCCgcggcctccgcctcctcctcctcgcccgccGGGCCGGCGACGGAGAGGCGGAGGGCGGAGCCGGAGGCCGCGGAGCTGAGGCTGCGGCGGAGGACGCTCGAGACCGTGCTGGAGCAGTGCCAGCGCGCGCTCGAGCTCATGCGCGAGCCCGACGACGATCTCCCACCCGGCGACGACGCCTTGCCGGGGGCGGCCGATCCGGACGACGCGGAGGGCACGCCCACCACGCCGCCCTCCGACGCCGACTACGAGACGGACGAG CTGTGCAATCTTCTCAAGTCGAGGGTCGAATCGCCTGAGTTCCTTCAAAAGCTCGATAACATTCAGAAGTCGGTATACCAAAATGGCGCAG TAGATGAGACCATATCATGGGATATCGTAAGCGCGGCGGATATATGGGATGATAAGAGTATGAACGTCAGCGATGATTCGGAGGATGGATATGTCCTCGTTAAGCAAGAGGATATAGTTGATGGGATTGCGTGCTTCATGGCTGCATACTTGCTCTCACTGAAAGAAACTAAG GAATTGACGCCTAATCAACTTCAAGATG CCCTTAGCAAGACATTTTCAACTAAAAAGAGAAAAGGGAAACTTCAGAAGGCATGGGCTGGAACACAAGTTATTTATAATGTAGCGTCATGGAGTGCGACAGCTATTGG TATCTACCAGAATCCGGCTATTCTAAAAGCGGCAACTGCAGCCTTTTGGACATCCTGCCGTGTTGTATCCAAGTTCCTGTGA